The following coding sequences lie in one Mycobacterium sp. Z3061 genomic window:
- a CDS encoding twin-arginine translocation pathway signal: MTVARTERRRLHRCLSRWRVIVLTLLVVGTTGFSAGYFYFVYRSDMDTDRAVTREVVKAASDGTVALLSYSPATLGRDMDNAKSRITENYLRYYQQFADQIVGPSTQRAQVTTTATVVKAAVAELNPNSAVVLVFVKQKTASKEKPEPVVTSSSLRVTLKKVNSSWLIEKFESM, encoded by the coding sequence GTGACGGTTGCGCGCACCGAACGGCGCCGGCTGCATCGTTGCCTGTCGCGGTGGCGGGTGATCGTGCTGACGCTTCTGGTTGTCGGCACCACCGGGTTCAGCGCCGGCTATTTCTACTTCGTGTACCGATCCGACATGGACACCGACCGCGCGGTCACCCGCGAGGTCGTCAAGGCCGCCAGCGACGGCACCGTGGCGTTGCTGTCCTATTCGCCCGCCACGCTCGGCCGCGATATGGACAACGCCAAATCCAGGATCACCGAGAATTACCTGCGCTATTACCAGCAGTTCGCCGACCAGATCGTGGGACCGTCGACCCAGCGCGCGCAAGTCACCACCACCGCTACCGTAGTCAAGGCGGCGGTCGCCGAACTGAATCCGAATTCGGCCGTCGTACTGGTTTTCGTAAAACAAAAGACAGCCAGCAAGGAAAAGCCGGAACCGGTGGTGACATCGAGCAGCCTTCGGGTAACGTTGAAAAAGGTCAACAGTTCATGGCTTATTGAGAAATTCGAGAGCATGTGA
- a CDS encoding cytochrome C oxidase subunit IV family protein → MKFNRRLLVVWLVLAALTVSYLWIDHSANGSPRSNVVVTCCVIVIALVKVRIIFREFMEVRQAPALLCRLTDAWVLLIAAGLFGSYFVGLALN, encoded by the coding sequence GTGAAATTCAATAGGAGACTGCTGGTTGTCTGGTTGGTGCTGGCCGCTCTGACGGTGAGCTATCTGTGGATCGACCATTCGGCCAACGGATCCCCGCGATCCAACGTGGTGGTCACCTGTTGCGTCATCGTGATCGCACTGGTCAAGGTGCGCATCATCTTTCGCGAGTTCATGGAGGTCAGGCAGGCCCCGGCCCTGCTCTGCCGGCTGACCGACGCCTGGGTGCTGCTGATCGCCGCGGGATTGTTCGGCAGCTACTTCGTGGGATTGGCGTTGAACTGA
- a CDS encoding cytochrome c oxidase subunit 3, with amino-acid sequence MWAFVLFETLVFTAYFGFYLFYRARSPELFLQSQAHLDLRVGVLNTLVLLLSSWSVARCVQSARAGAHRAALRDAVLTAAFAAVFLVFKIVEWARLVRMGNGLDSNDFFTYYFFLTGIHFVHLLIGFVALGVIGYRLRGARRGTDVSQVLIETAATYWHTVDFLWVLIFAMLYVVR; translated from the coding sequence ATGTGGGCTTTCGTTCTGTTCGAGACATTGGTATTCACCGCTTATTTCGGCTTCTACCTCTTCTATCGCGCCAGAAGCCCCGAATTGTTCCTGCAGTCTCAGGCGCACCTGGATCTGCGCGTCGGGGTACTCAACACCCTTGTCCTGCTGCTGAGTTCGTGGTCGGTGGCGCGGTGCGTTCAGTCTGCGCGGGCCGGCGCCCACCGGGCGGCACTGCGCGACGCCGTCCTCACAGCCGCATTCGCCGCGGTCTTCCTGGTCTTCAAGATCGTGGAATGGGCCCGCCTGGTGCGGATGGGAAACGGTCTGGACAGCAACGACTTTTTCACGTATTACTTCTTCCTCACCGGAATCCACTTCGTCCACCTGCTGATCGGTTTCGTCGCCCTCGGCGTCATCGGGTACCGGCTGCGGGGTGCCAGGCGCGGCACCGATGTATCCCAGGTGCTGATCGAGACGGCCGCGACGTACTGGCACACAGTCGATTTCCTGTGGGTGCTCATCTTCGCAATGTTGTACGTGGTGAGGTGA
- a CDS encoding TetR/AcrR family transcriptional regulator codes for MDAALKLIGEHGVGGTSLQMIADAIGVTKAAVYHQFHTKEQIVIALTERELGGLEEALEAAEAHDHRIEARDVLLTRVIDVAVQRRGAASTLQFDPVVVRLLAQHEPFQHFIQRLFGVLVDDMAEDARVSAAMLSGAIAVGVMHPLVAGIDDETLRAQLLRITRRLFDAD; via the coding sequence CTGGATGCCGCGCTGAAACTGATCGGTGAGCACGGCGTCGGCGGCACCTCGCTGCAGATGATCGCCGACGCCATCGGGGTGACGAAAGCCGCTGTCTACCATCAGTTTCACACCAAGGAACAGATCGTCATCGCGCTCACCGAGCGCGAATTAGGCGGGCTCGAGGAAGCTTTGGAGGCAGCGGAAGCCCACGACCACCGGATCGAGGCCCGCGACGTTCTTCTCACCCGCGTCATCGATGTGGCCGTGCAGCGGCGTGGCGCCGCAAGCACCCTGCAGTTCGACCCGGTCGTGGTGCGACTGCTCGCCCAACACGAACCTTTCCAGCACTTCATTCAGCGGCTCTTCGGGGTGCTCGTCGACGACATGGCCGAGGACGCCCGGGTTTCGGCCGCGATGCTCTCCGGCGCCATCGCTGTGGGAGTCATGCACCCTCTGGTGGCCGGCATCGACGATGAGACATTGCGCGCCCAGTTGCTGCGGATCACTCGTCGGCTCTTCGACGCGGATTGA